The segment ATCAATGATAGTTATATTATGATTTTGTATACTCGAATCTTTTTTAACATCATATCCCAAAAATTGAGTGATTGCCTCTCTAAATCCAATTGTCTCAGCTTTGTCTTTTAATAGAAAAGCTAACCTTTCATCATTAAGCTTATTCTCCATTCTTGAGATAAAGTTCAAAAAATCACCATGATTAGGTCCATTTGAACTGGCGCTAGAAGCAGGTTCTAATAAGCTTTCAAACATTAGGCTGATATTGTCTTGATTTATCTCAAGTTCTTTTTCCTCAGGTCCTTTCCAAACGATTTTGTTAGATTTATTTTTCCGATTATTGTTTTTGTTTTGAATATAGGTTAAAACTTCATTAATGCTGAACTTATAAGGAGCATCGTATGTAATGTGTTTTGGATTTACGTCAGGATTGTATTTTCTTTTGTTAAGGACCACAGCCTCTTTAAATACATTCCGCTGATTATGATCGTTAGCCTCCGTGTCAATAAATAATTCTTGAAGTTCTTCACTATTCATGAGCCAATAAGGAAGAACTAAATTTTCAATATCGATGTAATTAGCTTTTGGAAATGCAGATAAATACTCTGAATGAATATCAAACAGGACAATATGCGAGTTATTCAACCCTTGGAATTCACTACCATCTTTCTCAAGAATAGCATTTTGCAATATTTTTGCTACAGTGTGTGACTTCCCTGATCCAGTTGAACCAACAACCGCAATATGCTTATTAAAGAACTTATTACCATTCACAGGCACTTTAATACTGACATCTTGAGACAATGAAGAAAAACAGAATCTCTTTTCAGTTTCAATATTCTCATAAATCCCTTGAATTTCCGTCATCTTAGCAGGTTCAACATCAGTCGGAGGTATTGCTATGTTATTTCCTCCTCTTGTAAAAACACCATCCGAATCTAGAAATCCGATCGGCATTGCTTCCAAAAGATATTCATTCTTTTCATTCTCATTTTTTTGAATTGAAAAATTCTCAATTATACAAATTAATGCACAGTCCTCGCTATCCGATACTCTTAGATAAGTACCAACTGAGAACTTATCACTTTCTAGCTTAAACCTTTCAATATCACTAACTTCAATTTTAATTTTATTAGGAAGTACCGAAACTACCCTTGCTAATTTTTTTTCCGTTTCAAAATTCTCCATATTGTAGCCCTCCTAAGTAATCATTCTAGCTATCTGCTCAACTTCATCAATTTGTATTTGATAATGTCTGGACTTCAATAATTTTTCAACATTTAATAATGCGGCTCTATCTAAATAAAAATGATAGACCTCTTGAAAAGAAATAGCTGACATGATTTCTTCCAGAGATTTATATTCCACTATCTTGACCATTGTGTTCTTTTCGATTGCGGTTAATTTTTCAATTCTGAATTTATCACCATTAAAATACGTTCCATCATTGAACATTATTTTTCTATCAATCAGTGTCTGCTTTATTAAGTTCAATTTATCATTACAGATATCTTTAAAAACAACAAAAGGTGGGGGGGATTTATCAGGACGAAAAAATTTTTGAAATATTCTACCTACTATTGTCAGTAAGACAAATTCATCACATCTATCATCAACAGGTATAATAAACAGTCTTTCGTAATTATCAATATTTAATTTTTTCATTGTAAAAAAACTCTTTTTTACAGTCAATTCATACTTTTCTTTGGTAAGGAAATCGGCATATGCTGCATGGAATATAACATACTTAACATCTTTCAAAAAAGAATGAAGCGATCCAACATTTAATTTTCTCTCACTTCTATTTTGTATTGCCATCTCTAAAAGTTTCGAACGAAAAATCGAATGATAATAAATGGCTGTTTCTAGGTTTTTACAACCAAAAGTTTGATTTATTAAGTCTATAGTTTCTTGAAACTGTGTGCTATAGTCATTAGTAAATTTGATGATAAAGTTTTTTAAAAAGTTAATTTTAAAGGGACGATTGTATTTGGACTTCTCCGCCCCTAAAATTTTTTCCAGTTCACTAAGTTTCAGCACCTTGTCTTGTAAAGGCATATCCTTAAAATAACAATATAAAGAATATTTTTTCTGGTCATCCTTTTGAAATAAATTCATTAATTGAATTATCGGTTTTCTTACCTTGCTCTCAGAGTAGGTTTGAGTTTCCTTATGTTTAACTTGTATCACATAATCTTCGTAAGAAATGTCCTGAACTTGTTCAAAATTAATATTACTTTTCGGATTACTCAATATTGTCATTAAAGTCGAATCAAATTGGTAAAGGAATCCTTTTATAGCGTAATATCCTCCATCGGAATCATCCTCTAGTATATCGGCAGTACCCTTTTGCACTATATCCACTCCTTCCAAGCACAATTTCATGAGACAACAAATGCTTCTAGTATCTTAACCTCATAAAATTCAAGATTTTTACAAATTCTATGTATTGGTATAATGGAGTTCTTAGACTTCAATCTAATGCGGTATAAGTGCTAGTTGCTATTAGAATTAAAATTCGACAATTTCCTCCATTTCCCTTTTTTTAATGATGATTATTTTATATTTTGAATCTATGAACAAAACATGCGTACATTAAGTAACTTCGATTCTATATTATATCCCAGATACCTATGCTTGATAGGTAGTCCTCGCGAGAGGCTAAACCAATGAAAGAGCCGGACACATTTAATCGTGTCCGGCTCTTTGTTTCCCCCAAATATTATCAGGAGGCGTTGTTATGAATCACAACTACAGTGAAGAACTAAAGAAACTGATATCTGAATCCTTAAGAGAACGACCTGACAGCTATCCTATACAGCAAATCTTTGCGGAATTTCCCACAACGACAGAATTAATGGATGTATCTGAACAACAACTAATAAAAATAAAAGGTATCGGGATGGGAAAAGCTCGGCAACTTACTGCAATGTTGAAGCTGGCCAAACTACTCACGATTCCCTCATCTCAAGAACAAGTTAAAATACGTAGTCCTAAAGATGCATTTGAGTTGCTTGAGCCTGATTTCAGATATTCTACAAAGGAGTATTTCACCTGTCTATTCCTAAATACTAAAAACTGCGTAATTTCTAAAGAGAACGTATCAATAGGCTCTTTAAACGCTGCCATTGTACATCCTAGAGAAGTATTCAGAGCCGCAATCAAACGCTGTAGTGCCTCTCTCATTTGCTCTCATAACCATCCGAGTGGAGACTCGACTCCATCTTTTGAAGACGTTGAATTAACAAAACGGCTAGTGAAAGCAGGCGAAATTATTGGTATAGAAGTACTCGATCATATTATTATTGCCGGAAATAGTTTTGTAAGTCTTAAAGAACAGGGATTAATCTAAACTGTTTTGCCAAAAGAAATATCGTCAAGATGCAGAAACATTAACTCTAACATCTCTAATGCCATTTTCTGCTCTTTGCTCGAGCGATTATTTAAGAGTTTATTTATCTTATTCGCATAAAACTCATCACTAATTTCAATTGATTCATGAAGAAGATCGTCAATTGTTACTCCTAGTTGATTAGCAAGTCTAACGAGGGTATCAAGAGTTACCGATCTTTCAGCGCGTTCTATCTGTCCTATGTAAGCATGAGAAATGTCTACCATTTCCGCAAGTTTCTCTTGAGTCATATTTAGTCGTTGTCGCTCTTGGCGCAAACGAGCACCTAATAAAGCATAGTCCATTATTAACGCCTCCTTCTTAACACTAGATAAAAAGGAAAAGTTAATTAATACACTAGTAGTTTCAAAAAATATACTGTAAGCTTTATTTATGGGGAATGATTCAAAAATACAGATGTTTAGGAAGGGAGGTTTGCTATTAAACTTGCGTTTTTTAATGAAAATAGAATTTTAAGGAAAGAGGGATTTCAATATGAACAAATTCATGAAATTTTTTATGACATCCGTATCTTTAATTCTGATCATTGTCTTAACTTCTCCTAATGTGAGCGCTCACCGAAATTCAGAATTCACTTATGAGTACAACGGAAAAACCATAGGGAAAATAACTAACCCCGAAAATGATTATGGCACTTATTATTTCCCGGTTGCAGAGATACTTAGTGCGATTGATTCAAACACTAAAGAAACTTATCTAGGCCGTGTTGGAGCATACGATACATCCCAAATCATTTTTAGAGAATCATGCTATGAGTTTAAACTATCCAGCAAAGTTACTGTATATGATAAGGAATGCAAAATCGTTAAGGGTAGTATTGATATTAGTCGGAAGCAGCTTTTTCTTGATGACAACAAGGTATTTATGCCCGCATTTATATTTGAAGATATCCTCGGTGAAGGTGCTACTGTTAGCCTTTATACAGACCGAATTATCATACGTACGAAAGATCATGTAGAGGATATTAAAGAAAATAATAAAGTTATCCTCATTAAAGTGGATGATCCATGGATGTATGTCAATGAGGATATAAAAAAGCTTGACCCCCAAGGAGGAAGTCGTCCTGTAATGCAAGATGGAAGGACTTTGCTGCCTATTGCTGCGATAATATCGGAATTCGGTGGGTCAACTGCGTGGAACGCAAAAGAACAAAAAGCTTCTATTACACTTCTCAATAACAAGGTTGATATATGGATTGGTAAAACAAAGGCACTTGTAAATGGTGTAGAAAAAACTCTTGATGTTGGTCCAAAAATCATTGACTCAAGAACAATGGTTCCTCTACGTTTTGTAAGTGAAAATTTAGGACTCAAAATTGGATGGGACAATGCAAATCTAACAGCTGGAATTTATTACGGCGACTTTGACACTATCCCTAGTTCATACACTAGTTATTTTAAATACAAAGAGGAGCAGAAAACTACAGAAAAGACTGTTCAGGCAGAGGTTACATACATTACTACTGATCCATTAGATAAAAAAGGAATTAGGATTAATCTCGGAGATGTAGTCTCTGCAGAAGGCATGTTTAGTGGATCAGTAAAAGATATTAACGGCTCTAAAATCTTAGTGTATTGGAACTCTAAAAGTATACTGATTCCAAACGGGGATGAAGAATTTTGGGGCTTAGTAACGGGAATTAAATACAAAACAAATCAATGGTTAGAGGCTAGAACAGTTACCATAGAAAGTTCCGGTCATTAAATCTCAATTTATGACTCATTGCTAATAGTAAATAATATCAATCAAGTGCCAGTACTACTTAGAAGTAAAAGTAGTGGCACTTTTTTTATTTTTCAACACTAAACAAGCATGGCAAAAAGTCTATCCCTTCCGTCATAGGAATCGTTACAGGGTTAATTCCAAGCTCATGCAATTTTTTTATACATTTATCGAATTCTTTCCTGTCTTCAAAAGCTTCCTTCGCCTTCCAAATCCCTCTTTTGTAACTTACTAATTCAAGGGTTCTTATCAAAGCTTCCTTCAGTCTTAATTGCATTTTTTTATTTTCAATGATCGCTTTAGCTTTTGACAAAGTATAGTAATCTCCAAAGCCGATAGTTTTTTTATAGTATTTAAGAAGCTCATTTTCCGATATATCTTCCCTCAGAAATTGAGAAAAACCTTGTTTGCTCAATTGGTTTTTCTTCATAATTCTATAGACTTTATTATAATAACACTGCACCTCAAAACGAATTGTATAATTAGCTCTATCATCCTCACAAGGCAAATCATTTTCCTTTAACTGCTCGCCTTTATCATAACATTGGATATTCAAAGTAACATGCGGCAATGACTTTGTATTCGATTTGCTTGTTCTGAAAATATAAAAACTATGTTCAGTCGGTTCATGGCGTTTACTTGGTATTATCCCCTTTAAGTAGACACTCGAAAAAACCTCATGTGTTAACATGAGGAAATGAGTGAACTGGGAGGGGATTTTGGTATGGCCAAAAAGGGACAAGTGTTTCAATCGTACACGGAGGCATTCAAGAAAGAGGCTATTCAAGCCTATTTTACAGGAGGGGAGAGCTATAAGGTCGTCTCCGACAGGTTGGGGATTGTGAACTGTACCCAGCTTAAAGTATGGGTAAAGAAATATCGGAATGGGGAGCCACTCCATACACCAAAAGGGGCAACAAGCCCTTTAAAAGGACGTCCACGTTCTACATTTGCCAGTATAGAAGAAGAACGAGATTACTTAAAGGCACAGGTGGACTACTTAAAAAAGCGGTATCCAAATCTGTAAAGGGAGGGAAGCTTGGACTGCATGACAAATACGCCGTAATTGAAGAACTACGTGACCAACATGGCATCACCCGCCTATTAGCCATTGCAGAGGTATCGCGGGCAAATTACTACAAGTGGCGAGGTGCAGAGGTTCGACGAATGGATGCCCATGAGCAAGAGCACGCCATGAAAGAGCATATGGTGGCGATTCACCTGGTTCATCCCTATTTCGGGTACCCTCGAATGCAGGCAGCCCTGCGGGAGGCAGGCTACCTCGTCAACCACAAGAAGGTATGGCGGCTCATGAAAGAGCTATCGATCCAGTCTGTCATTCGCAAGAAAAGGCGTCGTGCGGGCTCTACTCCTTCCGTGGTCTACCCGAACCGATTAAAGCGTAAGTTTCATGCGACAGCACCTCAGCAGAAGCTAGTAACGGACATTACGTATATCTCAGACGGCACCCGTTTTTATTATCTGTCTGCGATTCAGGACCTCTTCAACAATGAAATTGT is part of the Paenibacillus sp. FSL M7-0420 genome and harbors:
- a CDS encoding ATP-binding protein, encoding MENFETEKKLARVVSVLPNKIKIEVSDIERFKLESDKFSVGTYLRVSDSEDCALICIIENFSIQKNENEKNEYLLEAMPIGFLDSDGVFTRGGNNIAIPPTDVEPAKMTEIQGIYENIETEKRFCFSSLSQDVSIKVPVNGNKFFNKHIAVVGSTGSGKSHTVAKILQNAILEKDGSEFQGLNNSHIVLFDIHSEYLSAFPKANYIDIENLVLPYWLMNSEELQELFIDTEANDHNQRNVFKEAVVLNKRKYNPDVNPKHITYDAPYKFSINEVLTYIQNKNNNRKNKSNKIVWKGPEEKELEINQDNISLMFESLLEPASSASSNGPNHGDFLNFISRMENKLNDERLAFLLKDKAETIGFREAITQFLGYDVKKDSSIQNHNITIIDLSGVPFEVLSITVSLISRLLFEYGYHFKKSFSEDFDKTPLLLVYEEAHKYVPKIQSAKYNSCRVSIERIAKEGRKYGVSAMIVSQRPSEISETIFSQCNNFIAMRLTNPDDQNYVKRLLPDNLGPLTDSLSTLKEGEAILIGDSIVMPSLVIIDKCEMTPSSNDINYLQEWKKPWATVHFESLEKSWIK
- the radC gene encoding RadC family protein, which encodes MNHNYSEELKKLISESLRERPDSYPIQQIFAEFPTTTELMDVSEQQLIKIKGIGMGKARQLTAMLKLAKLLTIPSSQEQVKIRSPKDAFELLEPDFRYSTKEYFTCLFLNTKNCVISKENVSIGSLNAAIVHPREVFRAAIKRCSASLICSHNHPSGDSTPSFEDVELTKRLVKAGEIIGIEVLDHIIIAGNSFVSLKEQGLI
- a CDS encoding helix-turn-helix domain-containing protein, with amino-acid sequence MDYALLGARLRQERQRLNMTQEKLAEMVDISHAYIGQIERAERSVTLDTLVRLANQLGVTIDDLLHESIEISDEFYANKINKLLNNRSSKEQKMALEMLELMFLHLDDISFGKTV
- a CDS encoding stalk domain-containing protein codes for the protein MNKFMKFFMTSVSLILIIVLTSPNVSAHRNSEFTYEYNGKTIGKITNPENDYGTYYFPVAEILSAIDSNTKETYLGRVGAYDTSQIIFRESCYEFKLSSKVTVYDKECKIVKGSIDISRKQLFLDDNKVFMPAFIFEDILGEGATVSLYTDRIIIRTKDHVEDIKENNKVILIKVDDPWMYVNEDIKKLDPQGGSRPVMQDGRTLLPIAAIISEFGGSTAWNAKEQKASITLLNNKVDIWIGKTKALVNGVEKTLDVGPKIIDSRTMVPLRFVSENLGLKIGWDNANLTAGIYYGDFDTIPSSYTSYFKYKEEQKTTEKTVQAEVTYITTDPLDKKGIRINLGDVVSAEGMFSGSVKDINGSKILVYWNSKSILIPNGDEEFWGLVTGIKYKTNQWLEARTVTIESSGH
- a CDS encoding transposase produces the protein MAKKGQVFQSYTEAFKKEAIQAYFTGGESYKVVSDRLGIVNCTQLKVWVKKYRNGEPLHTPKGATSPLKGRPRSTFASIEEERDYLKAQVDYLKKRYPNL
- a CDS encoding IS3 family transposase, with the translated sequence MCQYRRRTRLLKGTGGLLKKAVSKSVKGGKLGLHDKYAVIEELRDQHGITRLLAIAEVSRANYYKWRGAEVRRMDAHEQEHAMKEHMVAIHLVHPYFGYPRMQAALREAGYLVNHKKVWRLMKELSIQSVIRKKRRRAGSTPSVVYPNRLKRKFHATAPQQKLVTDITYISDGTRFYYLSAIQDLFNNEIVAWQISERNDVNLVLDTVEQWTRKRDVSEAVLHSDQGFQYTSQAYNTRLEAFSVKGSHSRKATCLDNACIESFFSHLKTEKLYLHQCKSEAEIHQAVEEYIYFYNYQRFQAKLKQRAPIEYRHALAA